GTTCTTTCTGAAAGTCCATGCTTGGGGATGTGCTGCCAAGAACATTCTTGGCTACACACAGAGGCTGCTCTGGTGAAGCCACGTGGGTCTgtgctgaaggaggaggaagccagAGCTCCTTCCTACCTGCCTGGCCCAGGTGCGTTTTGTTGCTAGGACTTAGCCCAGATCAGAAGTCTCTGCCTcaccctgtgcagcttggcatTGTGCAGCCGCCCGTGGGGCCCTTACAGGACACAGCAGGTGCAGGACACAGGCCTCTGTTGCCTCAGCTGCTGCTGGAGCTGCTCCTTTTCCACCGTCAGCACCTTCACCTTCTCCTCCAGCTTGCTCAGCTCTGTTGTCCACTTCTGAGGGGCAGCATAGCACAAATGGCCAAGCTGATGTCAGCCCCAGCTGTCCACCCTCACCCTGGAGCGAACTAtagcccgggggggggggggagccatgACCCAGGCAGCCCTGGGCTCTTGAGAGGCTACAGAGCACTGATGTGGGGAGGGAGTCTTCCTCTGCAGCCTCCCAGATGCTAGGATAGGCACAGCTGCCCCTTAGCCACATCCTTCCCTCAAACTGACAGCCCCCTTTGCCCTCTGCCTTTCCACCACCTGGCAGTTTCCTCTTGCAAAAAGATCTCCCCTTGGGACTATGTCCAGCACACCCCTCCCCCCGTCTGGAGCTCCCCCAAATGTATTACACAGTCCTTGGGGTTTTCTTGTAACTCTCCAATATTCTCATCTCTCCGTTCTCCTGTTGTTCTCAACAACAGAATACCTCAACCACTCAagttgggtgggtgggggtgtcAGGCACCATGGAAAGAGGGACATAGATTTTGAGGAGACTGCTTGGGCCTCTCCCCTAGCCACTGGACAGTGTACTATAGGGGATGGCCCTCCTTTGTGCTCATGGGTTGACACAGGACACAAGGACCCGAGGACACAAGATGGTCTGCATAGGACTGCTCAGagaggctggaggagctgggttgGCTGGGCCCTGCCCACTGCAGCCTGGGCCTCCTCACCTGCCTGTACCAGTCCTGGATGGCGCTGACGGACAGTGGCCCCTGGATGCTCCCGTCCCGCCGTAGGAACACCTCCCCCTGGTCTGTCTCGTACAGCTGGGGCTCCCCTTGGGTCTTGGGGGTGTGCACAGTCAGACGGAGCACCTTGGTGGGGGAATGGCAGCTTGGGTGAAGGCCACAGCTGACGCTGGCAGCCCCAGTCCTGCCCAGGACTCCACCCTGGCCCTGGCTCCTTAAGGGAGCAGTGGCTCCTAGAGGGATTCCTTTCCTCACCCCCCTgctccactccccacccccacgaGTAGCACAGGCCATTGTCCTGCTGGGCCATGACAGATGACAAGCCTGTCTGTCCCGCACGCTTACCTTGAGAGGCACATTGGTGGTGGAGGCACTGATGACAGGGATGAAGGTGAGGGTGTAAGCGCTGGGAAAGACCTGAGGCTTGAAGCTCTGCAGGATGGAGTCCACCAGCAGGCGCGCTCGGTCCTCATCGCGGTGGGTGCAGCGGATGCCCTGCACCAGGCCACTGTCCTCCACGCCCACTAGCAGGCTGCCTCCTTCACTGTTGAGGAAGGCGCATACATAGCGCCGCACGTGGTGCTTGAAGGCGAGGTTCAAGTACTCGCCACCGCCCCGCTTGAACTCCATGTTTCGTGTCTCGTTGCCCAGGAAAGTGCCCTGGAAGAGGTGCTCCTGGCCCAGGATCTCCTGGTGCACGATGGCGCTGTCAGAGCGCACGCCGCTGGGCCGGTTCTGGGAAATCTGCCACTGATGGGCGCAGTGCCACCTAGATGAGGAGTCTGCAGGTCCTGTTGGCATGGGGAGACTGGAGCCATGGCTGAGACCCGGGCTGGGaccagggctggggccagggctggggcctcGGCTTGGGCCACTGTCCTCCTCCTGCTGGGGTAGGGGTCGAGAGTGGGACATATGGATCCTTGGGAATTCAGGAGTCCCTGCCTTGAGACCAACTGCCAGACTCCCAACAGCCTGAGGTCCAGCCCCCGTGGACATCCTGATGCCTCCTTTAGTCTGATGGCCTAATTCGCTCACCCTCCTGCCATCAACGTGGGACCACCCTGCTGGTTTTCAAGGGTCTAAACCAGCCACTGCCCCTTCCCCTCCTGGCCTCTTTCTAAGTCTAGGTGTCTGTGGTATGCCTGGGTGGGTAAGAAGGGAGTTTTCTTCCTAGGACTGGGAGTGGGCACATCTGTGTGCCAGTCTTTTCCCACTTGGGTTGCAGATAGTTCTGTGAGGCCCAGGGCCTGATGATGGAGTTCCTAAGTACCCTGAGGTCCCCATCCACGTCAAGTTGCATGTTTCTGAACTGAGAGACTGCACTGGCTTCATGATCTCCCTGAAACCTGACTGCTACTTCCTGGAAGTCCTCCTGAATCCCAGCTCTCCTCTGCCCttcccaagcccattccatggcTTCTGATCTGTTGAGAGAGTGGTCATGTCCTTGTGGCTCTTTCCCTAGTCTGGGCCTCATCAGGAAGCCCCTCACTGACTCTCCTTTTCCCATGCATCCTCCTCTAGCCCTAGGGCAAGTCAGATGGTCACCCCCCGTTGGAAACCTGTTCCTGGCTCCTGCTGCTTTCgcctctccagggctgggggctaAGCGTGGGCTGGCACCCGCGATGAGAGGCACTGCCCTACTAGCCCTGTGGCTCCCCAGAGAAGACTCACTTATCAGTCCAGGGACACCAAGCAGCTTTCCCTACAAACTCAAACCCTTGCCCTGTCCCTTTGCAAGTGCTGGTCCTTCTGCCTGGAATGTCCTGAGTGCCTCTCCAGTTCTCCAGGTCCCAGCTTGATCCCTGAGAATTTGTCCTAGAGAGCAGTGAGGACTGCCCCATGTCTTCAGGCAGCCACCTCAGATTTGTGATTGGTGGAATCTGGCGCTGCTCATGAGTGGgggctccttgagggcagggccAGGACGGAGTGGTGTTGGTGTTTGTC
This genomic interval from Urocitellus parryii isolate mUroPar1 chromosome 11, mUroPar1.hap1, whole genome shotgun sequence contains the following:
- the Slfnl1 gene encoding schlafen-like protein 1 isoform X5; amino-acid sequence: MTPSKRSAQTQMWETFMESQSKQPLPKLPQEESLPEDTSPRAVPHTYTLYVGHLNPQFSVPVLACLLRDTLERLELRIPREHIEVVRRPRNAYAFVRVATNKDVLASLPWRLQMAMEEKLILKELTARGKELVLSEAREPLIYREEILGQEHLFQGTFLGNETRNMEFKRGGGEYLNLAFKHHVRRYVCAFLNSEGGSLLVGVEDSGLVQGIRCTHRDEDRARLLVDSILQSFKPQVFPSAYTLTFIPVISASTTNVPLKVLRLTVHTPKTQGEPQLYETDQGEVFLRRDGSIQGPLSVSAIQDWYRQKWTTELSKLEEKVKVLTVEKEQLQQQLRQQRPVSCTCCVL
- the Slfnl1 gene encoding schlafen-like protein 1 isoform X3 — translated: MTPSKRSAQTQMWETFMESQSKQPLPKLPQEESLPEDTSPRAVPHTYTLYVGHLNPQFSVPVLACLLRDTLERLELRIPREHIEVVRRPRNAYAFVRVATNKDVLASLPWRLQMAMEEKLILKELTARGKELVLSEAREPLIYREEDSGPSRGPSPGPSPGPSPGLSHGSSLPMPTGPADSSSRWHCAHQWQISQNRPSGVRSDSAIVHQEILGQEHLFQGTFLGNETRNMEFKRGGGEYLNLAFKHHVRRYVCAFLNSEGGSLLVGVEDSGLVQGIRCTHRDEDRARLLVDSILQSFKPQVFPSAYTLTFIPVISASTTNVPLKVLRLTVHTPKTQGEPQLYETDQGEVFLRRDGSIQGPLSVSAIQDWYRQKWTTELSKLEEKVKVLTVEKEQLQQQLRQQRPVSCTCCVL
- the Slfnl1 gene encoding schlafen-like protein 1 isoform X2; the protein is MTPSKRSAQTQMWETFMESQSKQPLPKLPQEESLPEDTSPRAVPHTYTLYVGHLNPQFSVPVLACLLRDTLERLELRIPREHIEVVRRPRNAYAFVRVATNKDVLASLPWRLQMAMEEKLILKELTARGKELVLSEAREPLIYREEEDSGPSRGPSPGPSPGPSPGLSHGSSLPMPTGPADSSSRWHCAHQWQISQNRPSGVRSDSAIVHQEILGQEHLFQGTFLGNETRNMEFKRGGGEYLNLAFKHHVRRYVCAFLNSEGGSLLVGVEDSGLVQGIRCTHRDEDRARLLVDSILQSFKPQVFPSAYTLTFIPVISASTTNVPLKVLRLTVHTPKTQGEPQLYETDQGEVFLRRDGSIQGPLSVSAIQDWYRQKWTTELSKLEEKVKVLTVEKEQLQQQLRQQRPVSCTCCVL
- the Slfnl1 gene encoding schlafen-like protein 1 isoform X1, with translation MTPSKRSAQTQMWETFMESQSKQPLPKLPQEESLPEDTSPRAVPHTYTLYVGHLNPQFSVPVLACLLRDTLERLELRIPREHIEVVRRPRNAYAFVRVATNKDVLASLPWRLQMAMEEKLILKELTARGKELVLSEAREPLIYREQEEDSGPSRGPSPGPSPGPSPGLSHGSSLPMPTGPADSSSRWHCAHQWQISQNRPSGVRSDSAIVHQEILGQEHLFQGTFLGNETRNMEFKRGGGEYLNLAFKHHVRRYVCAFLNSEGGSLLVGVEDSGLVQGIRCTHRDEDRARLLVDSILQSFKPQVFPSAYTLTFIPVISASTTNVPLKVLRLTVHTPKTQGEPQLYETDQGEVFLRRDGSIQGPLSVSAIQDWYRQKWTTELSKLEEKVKVLTVEKEQLQQQLRQQRPVSCTCCVL
- the Slfnl1 gene encoding schlafen-like protein 1 isoform X4; this translates as MTPSKRSAQTQMWETFMESQSKQPLPKLPQEESLPEDTSPRAVPHTYTLYVGHLNPQFSVPVLACLLRDTLERLELRIPREHIEVVRRPRNAYAFVRVATNKDVLASLPWRLQMAMEEKLILKELTARGKELVLSEAREPLIYREQEEDSGPSRGPSPGPSPGPSPGLSHGSSLPMPTGPADSSSRWHCAHQWQISQNRPSGVRSDSAIVHQEILGQEHLFQGTFLGNETRNMEFKRGGGEYLNLAFKHHVRRYVCAFLNSEGGSLLVGVEDSGLVQGIRCTHRDEDRARLLVDSILQSFKPQVFPSAYTLTFIPVISASTTNVPLKKWTTELSKLEEKVKVLTVEKEQLQQQLRQQRPVSCTCCVL